From Aedes albopictus strain Foshan chromosome 1, AalbF5, whole genome shotgun sequence, one genomic window encodes:
- the LOC109408325 gene encoding uncharacterized protein LOC109408325: MSNSAMVAVAICCILVLLAVFIVLIIVVGQTMGEPK; the protein is encoded by the coding sequence ATGAGTAACAGTGCAATGGTTGCGGTGGCCATCTGCTGTATTCTGGTACTGCTGGCAGTGTTCATCGTACTGATAATAGTGGTTGGGCAGACGATGGGCGAACCAAAGTGA